One genomic window of Phycisphaerales bacterium includes the following:
- the rpsP gene encoding 30S ribosomal protein S16 encodes MVRIRMQRLGRTHRPFYRIAAAEKRVKRDGKVLENLGWYNPVEKDPEKQLKLESERIKYWLSVGAQPSDTMMDILGRNDLLTPKLKEKWEAKREADRNRVGCKVGLATAEKAQEQIGELSSSDDAEGVDLAGYASSISEAVNEARAAVSAADPKAADAAKAKAEGALTEAKSAIEQAQAAKKAAAEAEAAAEAKKKAEEEAAAAEAPAEESAEGGEEKSE; translated from the coding sequence GTGGTCCGGATCCGCATGCAGCGCCTCGGGCGCACCCATCGTCCCTTCTACCGCATCGCCGCCGCCGAAAAGCGGGTCAAGCGCGATGGCAAGGTCCTCGAGAACCTGGGGTGGTACAACCCCGTCGAGAAGGACCCAGAGAAGCAGCTCAAGCTCGAATCCGAGCGCATCAAGTACTGGCTGAGCGTCGGCGCCCAGCCCAGCGACACCATGATGGACATCCTGGGCCGCAACGACCTGCTGACCCCCAAGCTCAAGGAGAAGTGGGAGGCCAAGCGTGAGGCCGACCGCAACCGCGTGGGCTGCAAGGTGGGCCTGGCGACCGCCGAGAAGGCCCAGGAGCAGATCGGCGAGCTCTCCAGCAGCGACGACGCCGAGGGCGTCGATCTCGCCGGCTACGCCTCGAGCATCAGTGAGGCCGTAAACGAGGCCCGGGCCGCGGTGTCCGCCGCCGACCCCAAGGCCGCCGACGCTGCCAAGGCCAAGGCCGAGGGCGCGCTGACCGAGGCCAAGAGCGCGATCGAGCAGGCCCAGGCCGCCAAGAAGGCCGCCGCCGAAGCCGAAGCAGCCGCCGAGGCCAAGAAGAAGGCCGAGGAAGAGGCCGCTGCCGCCGAGGCTCCCGCCGAAGAGTCCGCCGAGGGTGGCGAAGAAAAGAGCGAGTAA
- a CDS encoding choice-of-anchor I family protein, producing MLKSMLAACGLAIATTAAPAVAQSLELEFLGRYETGAFDEGAAEIVAYDTDSGLAFVTNANANTVDALDIGNPANPVLAFTIDLSPYGAGVNSVAVSRGRVAVAVEADVKQDNGTVAFFDRQGEFESAVEVGALPDMVTFTPDGRYLLVANEGEPNDDYTVDPEGSVSVIRIRPWRSVRQRDVRTIDLGGIDRGDLDRSVRIFGPGATIAQDLEPEYIAVDPDSRTAFVACQENNAILVIDVRRARVTDVWGLGVKNHARRDNALDASNRDGGISIENWPVFGLPLPDSIAAYEAGGQTLIVTANEGDARDYDGFSEEERIGDLVLDPDAFPDAARLQLDENLGRLKITTTAGDTDGDGDYDRLFSYGARSFSIYTTDGDLVFDSGDDFEQITGCLLPDNFNSTNDENGSFDDRSDDKGPEPEALTLGAIGDKTYAFIGAERVGGIFVYDVTDPREPVFESYATSRDFSGDPAAGTAGDLAPEGLVFIPAEDSPTGDVLLLAAHEVSGTTAIYRVVGGCSVFGDVTGDCQVDVHDLLAVLHALGPCAGCPEDLNDDGRVDLIDVLLVLRAIRDR from the coding sequence ATGTTGAAGAGCATGCTTGCCGCCTGCGGCCTGGCCATCGCGACCACCGCCGCGCCCGCCGTGGCCCAGAGCCTCGAACTCGAGTTCCTCGGCCGCTACGAGACCGGGGCGTTCGACGAGGGCGCCGCCGAGATCGTCGCGTACGACACCGACAGCGGCCTCGCGTTCGTCACCAACGCGAACGCCAACACGGTCGATGCGCTCGACATCGGCAACCCGGCGAACCCCGTCCTCGCGTTTACGATCGATCTCTCGCCCTACGGCGCGGGCGTCAACTCGGTGGCGGTCTCGCGCGGCCGCGTCGCGGTCGCCGTCGAGGCCGACGTGAAGCAGGACAACGGCACGGTCGCGTTCTTCGATCGCCAAGGCGAGTTCGAGTCGGCCGTCGAGGTGGGCGCCCTGCCCGACATGGTCACGTTCACGCCCGACGGCCGCTACCTGCTCGTCGCCAACGAGGGCGAGCCCAACGACGACTACACGGTCGACCCCGAGGGCAGCGTCAGCGTGATCCGCATCCGCCCGTGGCGAAGCGTCCGCCAGCGCGACGTGCGCACGATTGACCTCGGCGGCATCGACCGCGGCGACCTCGACCGCAGCGTCCGCATCTTCGGCCCGGGCGCGACCATCGCCCAGGACCTCGAGCCCGAGTACATCGCCGTCGATCCCGACAGCCGCACGGCCTTCGTGGCCTGCCAGGAGAACAACGCCATCCTGGTGATCGACGTGCGTCGCGCCCGCGTCACGGACGTCTGGGGCCTGGGCGTCAAGAACCACGCCCGCCGCGACAACGCGCTGGACGCCAGCAACCGCGACGGCGGCATCAGCATCGAGAATTGGCCGGTCTTCGGCCTCCCGCTGCCCGACTCGATCGCCGCGTACGAGGCCGGCGGGCAGACGCTGATCGTGACCGCCAACGAGGGCGACGCCCGCGACTACGACGGCTTCAGCGAGGAAGAGCGCATCGGCGACCTCGTGCTCGACCCGGACGCCTTCCCCGACGCCGCGCGCCTCCAGCTCGACGAGAACCTCGGCCGCCTGAAGATCACGACCACCGCCGGCGACACCGACGGCGACGGCGACTACGACCGCCTCTTCAGCTACGGCGCCCGCAGCTTCAGCATCTATACCACCGATGGCGACCTGGTCTTCGACTCGGGCGACGACTTCGAGCAGATCACCGGCTGCCTGCTGCCCGACAACTTCAACAGCACCAACGACGAGAACGGAAGCTTCGACGACCGCAGCGACGACAAGGGCCCCGAGCCCGAGGCCCTCACGCTCGGCGCCATCGGCGACAAGACCTACGCGTTCATCGGGGCCGAGCGCGTGGGCGGCATCTTCGTCTACGACGTCACCGACCCGCGCGAGCCGGTCTTCGAGAGCTACGCGACCAGCCGCGACTTCTCGGGCGATCCGGCCGCGGGCACCGCCGGCGACCTCGCGCCCGAGGGCCTGGTCTTCATTCCCGCCGAGGACAGCCCGACCGGCGACGTCCTGCTGCTGGCGGCCCACGAGGTCTCGGGCACGACGGCGATCTACCGCGTCGTCGGCGGCTGCAGCGTCTTCGGCGACGTCACGGGCGACTGCCAGGTCGACGTCCACGACCTGCTGGCCGTTCTGCATGCTCTGGGCCCCTGCGCCGGCTGCCCCGAGGATCTCAACGACGACGGCCGCGTCGACCTGATCGACGTGCTGCTCGTGCTGCGGGCGATCCGGGATCGGTAA
- a CDS encoding GC-type dockerin domain-anchored protein: MTRRSRRPTIRAVAAILGAVAATAAAHGQTVCGAWEPLVADLLGDIGGTRTRVSDLIVFDAGDGPMLYMAGNFEAVVDPVFGEVRAPGLARFDGERWEAVPGLDGPGLELDRRAIEMHVFDDGSGPALFVGGEFTMAGGQPATGIARWDGVTWSGLGGPGVPGGLTRIYDIHHHDFGDGPMLYAGGLVFKGDGLPLEFIWRWDGSAWSQPGDGQPFNDEVYELASFDGHLFASGRFQSIGGEPVPGIARFDGTMWSLPLGSDQRISANRFWPLLPTELDGQEVLLAAGQFSIDEGGTLIAFNLACWDGQRWDSPTTEPAFSVRTPTTLATFDDGSGSDLFVAGGQLVGRSNVNRLLDRELSPTTPLGIDIVYELFVYDDGTGPALLAGGEDQVAGRGLPFLARWNPAAPCPADASGDCVLDVFDFLAFQDLFMAGDPAADFDGDGVFTIFDFLAFQNAFDTGCP, encoded by the coding sequence ATGACCAGACGATCCCGCCGCCCGACCATCCGCGCCGTCGCCGCCATCCTCGGAGCCGTCGCCGCCACGGCCGCCGCCCATGGTCAGACCGTCTGCGGCGCGTGGGAGCCCCTGGTTGCCGATCTGCTGGGCGACATCGGCGGAACCCGCACTCGCGTGTCGGACCTGATCGTCTTCGACGCGGGCGACGGACCGATGCTGTACATGGCCGGGAACTTCGAAGCGGTAGTCGATCCCGTGTTCGGCGAGGTCCGCGCGCCAGGGCTGGCGCGGTTCGACGGCGAGCGATGGGAGGCGGTGCCGGGGCTCGATGGGCCGGGGCTCGAGCTCGATCGTCGAGCGATCGAGATGCACGTATTTGATGATGGCTCCGGACCTGCGCTCTTCGTGGGCGGCGAGTTCACGATGGCGGGCGGGCAGCCGGCGACCGGCATCGCGCGGTGGGACGGCGTCACGTGGAGCGGATTGGGTGGGCCCGGTGTGCCCGGCGGCCTGACGCGAATCTACGACATCCACCACCACGACTTCGGCGATGGTCCGATGCTCTACGCCGGCGGGCTGGTCTTCAAGGGGGACGGCCTGCCCTTGGAGTTCATATGGCGATGGGACGGCTCGGCGTGGTCGCAACCGGGCGATGGGCAACCCTTTAACGATGAGGTCTACGAGTTGGCCAGCTTCGATGGCCATCTGTTCGCCAGCGGAAGGTTCCAGAGCATCGGCGGCGAGCCCGTCCCGGGAATCGCTCGATTCGATGGGACGATGTGGAGCCTGCCCCTCGGTTCCGACCAGCGCATCTCGGCGAATCGATTCTGGCCCCTGCTGCCGACCGAACTGGACGGTCAGGAGGTGCTGCTCGCCGCTGGGCAGTTCAGTATCGATGAGGGCGGCACGCTGATCGCGTTCAACTTGGCCTGTTGGGATGGGCAACGCTGGGACTCGCCGACCACGGAGCCCGCCTTTAGCGTCCGCACGCCGACGACGCTCGCGACCTTCGATGATGGATCCGGTTCGGACCTGTTCGTCGCGGGCGGCCAACTCGTCGGCCGCTCGAACGTCAACCGCTTGCTCGACCGCGAGCTCTCGCCGACGACGCCACTCGGGATCGATATCGTCTACGAGTTGTTCGTATATGACGACGGAACGGGCCCGGCATTGCTCGCCGGCGGAGAGGACCAGGTCGCCGGGAGGGGGCTCCCCTTCCTTGCACGCTGGAATCCCGCCGCGCCGTGCCCGGCCGACGCCAGCGGCGATTGCGTGCTCGACGTGTTCGACTTCCTCGCCTTCCAGGACCTGTTCATGGCGGGCGACCCCGCCGCCGACTTCGACGGCGACGGCGTGTTCACGATCTTCGACTTCCTGGCCTTCCAGAACGCCTTCGACACCGGTTGCCCCTGA
- a CDS encoding undecaprenyl-phosphate glucose phosphotransferase produces MLKQQHQFLLVLLAIADAVVVLAAAALAWLGRKLLVVPISEGDLESPRTLSQVLVDPWSAYQRDHPFWPQAWEDYFKQPLLLAALLCCMISFYAFKLYRPRRDRSLAGELTQVGKATAASVVAMVVVLWGVGSSQLAGGDIPSRHLMLLGFELDASRVQMILFAVLLLGMMSAHRAGFRIFLRWLRRRGYNLRHVAIIGVGRTGRIAAQTLDRNSWTGLRVAYFISHKHENRLAECMGKPVFGGLRDLEQTMGACKVDAVYLALPSRETPITGRILRRLERFPVEVRIIPDVNPRYVQQSMAVHELDGMPVLSYRESPAHGVGGALKRGLDLAGGAIALLLLSPIMLVCAVAVAISGPGPIIFRQRRVGLGGEVFWMYKFRTMAQASDEAAELEQTAQRSGADDAGGGEAGWTRRNDPRITPVGRVLRSTSLDELPQLLNVLRGEMSLVGPRPERPELIDKFREDWRGYMLRQHVKAGMTGWAQVNGLRGDTSLRRRLRYDIYYVRHWSLLFDLRILMMTPLRGFVHRNAH; encoded by the coding sequence GTGCTGAAGCAACAGCATCAATTCCTGCTGGTCCTGCTGGCGATCGCCGACGCGGTGGTGGTGCTGGCGGCGGCCGCCCTGGCGTGGCTGGGCCGCAAGCTGCTGGTCGTGCCGATCTCAGAGGGCGATCTGGAGTCCCCGCGGACGCTGTCCCAGGTCTTGGTCGACCCCTGGAGCGCCTACCAGCGGGACCACCCGTTCTGGCCCCAAGCCTGGGAAGACTACTTCAAGCAGCCCTTGCTCTTGGCGGCACTCCTGTGCTGCATGATCAGCTTCTATGCGTTCAAGCTCTACCGCCCCCGGCGCGACCGCTCCCTGGCGGGCGAGCTGACGCAGGTGGGCAAGGCGACGGCGGCGTCGGTCGTCGCGATGGTGGTCGTGCTCTGGGGCGTGGGCAGCAGCCAGCTCGCCGGCGGCGACATCCCGAGCCGGCACCTGATGCTGCTGGGCTTCGAGCTCGACGCCAGCCGCGTGCAGATGATCCTCTTCGCCGTCCTGCTGCTGGGCATGATGTCGGCCCACCGGGCGGGCTTCCGGATCTTCCTGCGGTGGCTCCGTCGTCGCGGGTACAACCTGCGGCACGTGGCGATCATCGGGGTCGGGCGCACGGGCCGCATCGCCGCCCAGACGCTCGACCGCAACAGCTGGACGGGCCTGCGCGTGGCCTACTTCATCAGCCACAAGCACGAGAACCGGCTCGCCGAGTGCATGGGCAAGCCCGTGTTCGGCGGGCTGCGCGACCTCGAGCAGACCATGGGCGCGTGCAAGGTCGACGCGGTCTACCTGGCCTTGCCCAGCCGCGAGACGCCCATCACCGGGCGCATCCTGCGGCGGCTCGAACGCTTCCCCGTCGAAGTGCGCATCATCCCAGACGTCAACCCCCGGTACGTGCAGCAGTCGATGGCCGTGCACGAGCTGGACGGCATGCCCGTCCTGAGCTACCGCGAGTCTCCCGCGCACGGCGTGGGCGGGGCGCTCAAGCGCGGGCTCGATTTGGCCGGCGGCGCCATCGCGCTGCTGCTGCTCAGCCCGATCATGCTCGTGTGCGCGGTCGCGGTGGCCATCAGCGGGCCGGGGCCGATCATCTTCCGCCAGCGCCGCGTGGGCCTGGGCGGCGAGGTGTTCTGGATGTACAAGTTCCGCACGATGGCGCAGGCCAGCGACGAGGCGGCCGAGCTCGAGCAGACCGCCCAGCGCTCGGGTGCCGACGACGCCGGCGGCGGCGAGGCGGGCTGGACGAGGCGCAACGACCCGCGCATCACGCCCGTCGGCCGCGTCCTTCGCAGCACGAGCCTCGACGAATTGCCCCAGCTGCTCAACGTGCTGCGTGGCGAGATGAGCCTCGTGGGCCCCAGGCCCGAGCGGCCCGAGCTGATCGACAAGTTCCGCGAGGACTGGCGCGGCTACATGCTCCGCCAGCACGTCAAGGCCGGCATGACCGGCTGGGCCCAGGTCAACGGCCTGCGCGGCGACACGAGCCTGCGCCGCCGCCTGCGCTACGACATCTACTACGTCCGCCACTGGTCGCTGCTGTTCGACCTGCGCATCCTCATGATGACGCCGCTTCGCGGATTCGTGCACCGCAACGCGCATTAG
- a CDS encoding DnaJ domain-containing protein has protein sequence MADRDYYDVLGVKRSATQDEIRAAYRKLARELHPDVNKAADAAEKFAEVQTAYDVLGEPDKRAQYDRFGRAGAAAAAGAGAGGAHYSWSNVGGRGGTGSSDFDLDDLGSMFDAFFGGGGGGAGPTPRNARAQRGRARERTRQAAQAELDVSFMTMARGGTERVPVRRGGKATTIEVSIPKAIADGAKLRVAGGRGEPDLILTIRVGKHPLYKREGVLDLAIDLPLTYAEAALGKEVGVPTLEGEVFITVPAGTRSGKRLRLRGRGLTDAKGASGDLFAVVQIVPPEAEALSDTDRAGLERLGEHTPTVRPSPPWPEPQG, from the coding sequence ATGGCTGATCGCGACTACTACGACGTGCTTGGCGTGAAGCGATCGGCCACGCAGGACGAGATCCGCGCCGCCTACCGCAAGCTCGCGCGAGAGCTGCACCCGGACGTCAACAAGGCGGCCGACGCGGCCGAAAAGTTCGCCGAGGTGCAGACGGCCTACGACGTGCTGGGCGAGCCCGACAAGCGCGCCCAGTACGATCGGTTCGGCCGGGCCGGCGCGGCGGCCGCGGCCGGCGCCGGCGCGGGCGGGGCGCACTACTCATGGAGCAACGTGGGCGGTCGCGGCGGCACGGGATCGTCGGACTTCGACCTGGACGACCTGGGTTCGATGTTCGACGCGTTCTTCGGCGGCGGTGGCGGTGGGGCGGGGCCGACGCCGCGCAATGCCCGGGCCCAGCGCGGTCGGGCACGCGAGCGGACGCGGCAGGCGGCGCAGGCCGAGCTCGACGTCTCGTTCATGACCATGGCCCGCGGCGGCACCGAGCGCGTGCCCGTCCGCCGCGGCGGCAAGGCGACGACCATCGAGGTGAGCATCCCCAAGGCCATCGCCGACGGCGCGAAGCTGCGCGTGGCCGGCGGGCGGGGCGAGCCCGATCTCATCTTGACCATCCGCGTGGGCAAGCACCCGCTGTACAAACGTGAGGGCGTGCTCGATCTGGCCATCGACCTGCCGCTCACGTACGCCGAGGCGGCCCTCGGGAAGGAAGTCGGCGTACCGACGCTCGAGGGCGAGGTGTTCATCACCGTGCCCGCGGGCACGCGCAGCGGCAAGCGGCTCCGACTCCGCGGCCGGGGACTGACCGACGCCAAGGGTGCGAGTGGCGACCTGTTCGCGGTGGTCCAGATCGTCCCACCCGAGGCGGAGGCGCTGAGCGACACGGACAGGGCCGGCCTGGAGCGCCTCGGCGAGCACACGCCAACCGTGCGACCCAGCCCGCCGTGGCCCGAGCCGCAGGGCTGA
- a CDS encoding CpcT/CpeT family chromophore lyase produces MPRICALTFATLAALLAPAWLACAQPAPAPSGNFDEEENEPAPRPSLFVGQPIDADISRLTSMLEGSWKTMSSVGEGEDAGVLWMHMLPFETELLGRAIYVEVHADDTPWEPVRQAIFRVYRYGDALRLRTYEFRDPERARMLTSLWLTPDHMPLEEIRLEELLATKDLRFDRATGGYAGETIQAYPTPDSGSVEMTSAMRVRPDRIVSEDTFYGVDATPIPGTGAITWERGTSLVTASVGEDGLAVITYDAGKTDDPPTDEGDMVLLNYEAWRTDGTIFDSTFERGLAMRVAYPLRVVGGFKKGIEPLFEGVRRKIVIPPELGFGDVVMQNLPAGSTLVFHIHIIRVEQTDPIPMEERVKRQERP; encoded by the coding sequence ATGCCCCGAATCTGTGCCCTGACGTTCGCCACGCTGGCGGCCCTGCTGGCCCCGGCGTGGCTCGCGTGCGCCCAGCCGGCGCCGGCCCCGAGCGGCAACTTCGACGAAGAGGAGAACGAGCCCGCGCCGAGGCCCAGCCTGTTCGTCGGCCAGCCCATCGATGCGGACATCAGCCGCCTGACGTCCATGCTCGAGGGCAGCTGGAAGACGATGAGCTCCGTGGGCGAGGGCGAGGACGCCGGCGTGCTCTGGATGCACATGCTGCCCTTCGAGACCGAGCTGCTCGGCCGGGCGATCTACGTCGAGGTGCACGCCGACGACACGCCGTGGGAGCCGGTGCGGCAGGCGATCTTCCGCGTGTACCGCTACGGCGACGCGTTGCGCCTGCGGACGTACGAGTTCCGCGACCCCGAGCGGGCGCGGATGCTCACGTCGCTGTGGCTGACGCCCGACCACATGCCGCTCGAGGAGATCCGCCTCGAAGAGCTGCTGGCGACCAAGGACCTGCGCTTCGATCGTGCCACCGGCGGCTACGCTGGCGAGACCATCCAGGCCTACCCGACGCCCGACTCGGGCTCGGTCGAGATGACCAGCGCGATGCGCGTGCGACCCGACCGAATCGTCTCGGAAGATACCTTCTACGGCGTCGACGCCACGCCCATCCCGGGCACCGGCGCGATCACGTGGGAACGCGGCACCTCGCTCGTGACGGCCAGCGTCGGCGAGGATGGCCTGGCCGTGATTACCTACGACGCGGGCAAGACCGACGACCCGCCCACCGACGAGGGCGACATGGTGCTGCTCAACTACGAGGCGTGGCGGACCGACGGCACGATCTTCGATTCGACGTTCGAGCGCGGGCTGGCGATGCGGGTGGCCTACCCGCTGCGCGTCGTCGGCGGCTTCAAGAAGGGCATCGAGCCACTCTTCGAGGGCGTGCGCCGCAAGATCGTCATCCCGCCCGAGTTGGGCTTCGGCGACGTGGTCATGCAGAACCTGCCCGCGGGCTCGACGCTGGTCTTCCACATCCACATCATCCGCGTCGAGCAGACCGACCCCATCCCGATGGAAGAGCGCGTGAAGCGACAGGAGCGGCCCTGA
- the mdh gene encoding malate dehydrogenase, with the protein MTSPTPKMNTSRPKISIIGAGNVGATCAHWAAAKELGDVVVLDIPDKVGVAQGKMLDLACCGPIERFDSNIIGTSDYADIAGSDVVVVTAGLPRKPGMSRDDLIETNVKIVKSVSENIKQHAPDSIVIVVSNPLDAMVYTAWKATGFPTNRIMGQAGALDVARYRTFLAWEIGCSVEDVQALLLGGHGDDMVPLPRLTSVHGIPVTSLLSEDKITACVERAKVGGGEVVKLMGTSAYYAPASGTIQMVEAIIKDKKRIIPSAVYCDSEFGGAAKGYFVGVPALLGKGGVEKVVDFEFEGGEKALFDESVSHVQDLVGIVQKMFPELA; encoded by the coding sequence ATGACCAGCCCCACGCCCAAGATGAACACCAGCCGCCCCAAGATCAGCATCATCGGGGCGGGCAACGTCGGCGCGACGTGCGCCCACTGGGCGGCGGCCAAGGAGCTGGGCGACGTCGTCGTGCTCGACATTCCCGATAAGGTCGGCGTGGCCCAGGGCAAGATGCTCGACCTGGCTTGCTGCGGTCCCATCGAGCGCTTCGACAGCAACATCATCGGCACCAGCGACTACGCCGACATCGCGGGCAGCGACGTCGTGGTCGTGACGGCGGGCCTGCCGCGCAAGCCGGGCATGAGCCGCGACGACCTGATCGAGACCAACGTGAAGATCGTCAAGAGTGTCAGCGAGAACATCAAGCAGCACGCCCCCGACAGCATCGTCATCGTCGTGAGCAACCCGCTCGACGCGATGGTCTACACGGCGTGGAAGGCCACCGGCTTCCCGACTAACCGCATCATGGGCCAGGCCGGCGCGCTCGACGTCGCGCGCTACCGCACGTTCCTGGCGTGGGAGATCGGCTGCTCGGTCGAGGACGTGCAGGCGCTGCTCTTGGGCGGCCACGGCGACGACATGGTGCCCCTGCCGCGCCTGACCAGCGTGCACGGCATCCCGGTGACCAGCTTGCTGAGCGAGGACAAGATCACCGCGTGCGTCGAGCGCGCCAAGGTCGGCGGCGGCGAGGTCGTCAAGCTCATGGGCACCAGCGCGTACTACGCGCCCGCCAGCGGCACCATCCAGATGGTCGAGGCCATCATCAAGGACAAGAAGCGCATCATCCCGAGCGCGGTCTACTGCGATAGCGAGTTCGGCGGCGCGGCCAAGGGCTACTTCGTCGGCGTGCCCGCGCTGCTGGGCAAGGGCGGCGTCGAGAAGGTCGTCGACTTCGAGTTCGAGGGCGGCGAGAAGGCCCTGTTCGACGAGAGCGTCAGCCACGTGCAGGATCTGGTGGGCATCGTCCAGAAGATGTTCCCCGAGCTGGCGTAA